In one window of Vicinamibacterales bacterium DNA:
- a CDS encoding ankyrin repeat domain-containing protein → MYRVAPATRLIVFGGLAVLAVAWAAATLSLRQVSAARYVWIATGVSALLLAVVVRRRLAARASEYIQIADDAITASGPAGFRTLPWASIALLTVTRGGALELSDASRTHPIVVSRRFEPFPALVADVVGHLAAAYAHRKRGARTPPAPDALTFGSSVAPEVLQVLGSLTWTAAIAWLSPLEFLLGLARRPLAVSWLDPLAFVLGLAWIPLALWGLARAPYAVTVRPAALTLATLAGTREIPIACIAAVELLSDDRGRPAIVIADTSGERTAFVISRLTERPLELYDVLRRLHEGPAAAAAAGVMGMRLEPVRGAAFIAACAVVGLAVASIPIFNGGVLRFAAAHGYARAAKAVLRLGSPVDYRGTTQMTPLCLASRDGHLPIVRLLLAHGADPAGQCRDAEFTPLHVATQNGHGDIVRALLDRGVSPDVANRYGRTALSHLAWMNRPTAVDMAALLLDRGASIDLADNEGFAPIHWAVMGKSLPMIRSLVARGARLDARTTEGSTASMDAVRRGCVECLRLLLQGGADVNARSATGQTLLRRAAFDGNPDIIAMLLEAGARPNVAASDGYDALQTAVWNGHKEAVAMMLAHGADINAVTEKGTALYAAVQRKQPEILALLLDRGARWDLGYHDLTPLQRAARGGETAMVRMMLDRGADPNASTATQPPPIVLAADEGHLAVVTLLVDRGADVRVRWKDWTPMRAAQAKGRGPVVEYLRARGSQ, encoded by the coding sequence CGTCGTCCGACGGCGGCTGGCGGCGCGCGCGTCCGAGTACATCCAGATCGCTGACGACGCGATCACGGCGTCGGGCCCGGCGGGATTCCGGACGCTGCCCTGGGCGAGCATTGCACTGCTGACAGTCACGCGCGGAGGCGCGCTCGAGCTGTCCGACGCGAGCCGCACGCACCCAATCGTCGTCAGCCGGCGGTTCGAACCGTTTCCGGCGCTCGTTGCCGACGTGGTCGGGCATCTCGCTGCGGCGTACGCGCATCGGAAGCGCGGCGCGCGTACCCCGCCGGCGCCTGACGCGCTCACGTTCGGCTCGTCAGTCGCACCGGAAGTGCTCCAGGTGCTCGGCTCGCTGACCTGGACGGCAGCGATCGCGTGGTTGAGCCCGCTGGAGTTCCTTCTTGGTCTCGCCCGTAGGCCGCTCGCCGTGTCGTGGCTGGACCCGCTGGCCTTCGTGCTCGGTCTGGCGTGGATACCGCTCGCGCTGTGGGGTCTCGCGCGCGCGCCGTATGCCGTCACGGTGCGGCCCGCCGCGCTGACGCTCGCGACACTGGCCGGGACGCGCGAGATCCCGATCGCCTGTATTGCGGCGGTGGAACTCCTGTCAGACGACCGCGGCCGGCCGGCGATCGTGATCGCGGACACGAGCGGCGAGCGCACCGCGTTCGTGATCTCCAGACTCACCGAGCGGCCGCTCGAGCTTTACGACGTGTTGCGGCGCCTCCACGAGGGTCCCGCGGCAGCGGCAGCGGCCGGCGTCATGGGGATGCGCCTCGAGCCGGTCCGGGGAGCGGCGTTCATCGCGGCGTGCGCCGTCGTCGGGCTGGCCGTGGCGAGCATCCCGATCTTCAATGGCGGCGTGCTGCGGTTCGCCGCCGCGCACGGCTATGCGCGCGCCGCGAAGGCCGTCCTGCGGCTCGGGAGTCCCGTCGATTATCGCGGCACGACACAGATGACGCCGCTCTGCCTCGCCTCACGGGATGGACATCTGCCGATTGTGAGGCTGCTGCTGGCGCACGGCGCCGATCCTGCGGGACAGTGCCGCGACGCGGAGTTCACCCCCCTCCACGTGGCCACCCAGAATGGCCACGGTGATATCGTTCGCGCGCTGCTCGACCGGGGCGTGTCGCCCGATGTTGCCAACCGGTATGGCCGGACGGCGTTGTCGCACCTCGCCTGGATGAATCGTCCGACGGCCGTCGACATGGCCGCCCTGCTGCTCGACCGCGGTGCGTCGATCGACCTCGCCGACAACGAGGGTTTTGCACCGATCCACTGGGCAGTCATGGGTAAGAGCCTGCCGATGATTCGCTCCCTGGTCGCGCGCGGCGCGAGGCTCGACGCCAGAACGACGGAGGGGTCGACGGCATCGATGGATGCGGTCAGGCGCGGCTGCGTCGAGTGCCTGCGGCTGCTCCTCCAGGGCGGCGCTGATGTGAACGCGCGCAGCGCGACCGGCCAGACGCTGCTGCGCAGAGCCGCGTTCGACGGAAATCCCGACATCATTGCAATGCTGCTCGAGGCCGGCGCCCGGCCGAATGTCGCTGCGAGCGACGGTTACGACGCGCTGCAGACTGCGGTCTGGAACGGCCACAAGGAGGCGGTCGCAATGATGCTCGCCCATGGAGCCGATATCAACGCCGTGACCGAGAAGGGCACAGCGCTGTATGCAGCGGTGCAGCGCAAACAGCCGGAGATCCTGGCGCTGCTGCTCGATCGAGGGGCGCGTTGGGATCTCGGGTACCACGACCTCACACCGCTGCAGCGTGCCGCGCGCGGTGGAGAGACAGCCATGGTCCGCATGATGCTCGATCGCGGAGCCGATCCGAACGCGTCAACCGCGACGCAACCGCCTCCGATCGTCCTGGCTGCCGACGAAGGCCACCTTGCGGTCGTGACCCTGCTCGTGGACCGCGGCGCGGATGTTCGCGTTCGGTGGAAGGACTGGACTCCGATGCGCGCCGCGCAGGCGAAAGGACGAGGGCCCGTCGTCGAGTACCTCCGCGCGCGCGGCAGCCAGTAG